The following are from one region of the Edwardsiella tarda ATCC 15947 = NBRC 105688 genome:
- the prmA gene encoding 50S ribosomal protein L11 methyltransferase: MPWIQIKINSTGSQAETLSDALMACGAVSVTFQDSHDNPVFEPLPGETLLWGDTDVIGLFDAETEMAQVVAELARHPALGADFRHKIEQIEDKDWEREWMDNFHPMQFGRRLWICPSWREIPDPEAVNVMLDPGLAFGTGTHPTTALCLQWLDGLDLAGKTVIDFGCGSGILAIAALKLGAARAIGIDIDPQAIQASRDNAERNGVSERLELYLPQDQPANLSADVVVANILAGPLRELAPLISCLPRQGGHLGLSGILASQAESVCEAYRDQFALDAVAEREEWCRITGVRR, encoded by the coding sequence ATGCCTTGGATCCAAATCAAAATCAACTCCACCGGTAGTCAGGCGGAGACCCTGAGCGACGCGCTGATGGCGTGCGGCGCCGTGTCCGTCACCTTCCAGGATAGCCACGATAATCCGGTGTTCGAGCCGCTACCGGGCGAGACCCTGCTGTGGGGGGATACCGACGTCATCGGCCTGTTCGATGCCGAGACCGAGATGGCCCAGGTGGTCGCTGAGCTGGCGCGCCATCCGGCGCTGGGCGCGGACTTCCGCCATAAGATCGAACAGATCGAAGATAAGGACTGGGAACGTGAGTGGATGGATAACTTCCACCCGATGCAGTTTGGCCGTCGCCTGTGGATCTGCCCGAGCTGGCGTGAGATCCCCGATCCCGAGGCCGTCAACGTGATGCTCGATCCGGGACTGGCCTTCGGTACCGGTACCCATCCGACCACCGCCCTGTGCCTGCAATGGCTCGATGGGCTGGATCTGGCTGGTAAGACGGTCATCGACTTCGGCTGCGGCTCCGGCATCCTGGCGATCGCCGCGCTGAAGCTGGGCGCCGCACGGGCCATCGGCATCGACATCGATCCGCAGGCGATCCAGGCCAGCCGTGATAACGCCGAACGCAACGGCGTCTCCGAGCGACTGGAGCTCTATCTGCCGCAGGATCAACCGGCCAACCTCAGCGCCGATGTGGTGGTCGCCAACATCCTGGCGGGCCCTCTGCGCGAGCTGGCGCCGTTGATCAGCTGTCTACCGCGTCAGGGGGGGCATCTGGGGCTCTCTGGCATCCTGGCGAGCCAGGCGGAGAGCGTCTGCGAAGCCTACCGTGACCAGTTCGCGCTGGATGCGGTGGCCGAACGCGAAGAGTGGTGTCGCATCACCGGCGTGCGCCGTTAA
- the fis gene encoding DNA-binding transcriptional regulator Fis, producing the protein MFEQRVNSDVLTVSTVNSQDQVTQKPLRDSVKQALKNYFAQLNGQDVNDLYELVLAEVEQPLLDMVMQYTRGNQTRAALMMGINRGTLRKKLKKYGMN; encoded by the coding sequence ATGTTCGAACAACGCGTAAATTCTGACGTACTGACCGTTTCTACCGTTAACTCTCAGGATCAGGTGACTCAAAAGCCCCTGCGTGACTCGGTTAAACAAGCACTGAAGAACTATTTTGCTCAACTGAACGGTCAGGACGTAAACGACCTGTATGAGCTGGTACTGGCTGAAGTGGAACAGCCTCTGTTAGACATGGTGATGCAGTACACCCGTGGTAACCAGACCCGTGCGGCCCTGATGATGGGCATCAACCGCGGTACGCTGCGCAAGAAACTGAAAAAATATGGCATGAACTGA
- the panF gene encoding sodium/pantothenate symporter translates to MQTDVILPLIGYLVLVFGLSIYAYRRRQKGNFLNDYFLGDRSMGGFVLAMTLTATYISASSFIGGPGAAYKYGLGWVLLAMIQLPAVWLSLGVLGKKFAILARKYQAVTLNDMLYARYGSRLLVWVASLSLLIAFIGAMTVQFIGGARLLESAAGIPYDAGLLIFGVTIALYTAFGGFRASVLNDAMQGVVMLLGTLLLLVGIIHAAGGMHAAVETLQRIDPKLVSPQGADDILSLPFMASFWILVCFGVIGLPHTAVRCISYKDSKAVHRAIIIGTIVVALLMLGMHLAGALGRAVLPDLTVPDMVIPTLMVRVLPPFAAGIFLAAPMAAIMSTINAQLLQSSATIVKDLYLGLRPQAVNNERRLARLSAASTLILGALLLLAAWRPPEMIIWLNLLAFGGLEAVFLWPLVLGLYWERANAHGALSSMIVGAASYALLASLKIQLFHLHPIVPSLVLGLLAFWVGNYFGSRAQPVLAASESTD, encoded by the coding sequence ATGCAGACTGACGTAATCCTGCCTCTGATTGGTTACCTGGTTCTGGTCTTCGGCCTGTCGATTTACGCCTACCGCCGCCGCCAGAAAGGCAACTTTCTCAACGACTACTTCCTCGGTGACCGCTCGATGGGCGGCTTCGTCCTGGCGATGACCCTGACCGCGACCTATATCAGCGCCAGCTCATTCATCGGTGGCCCAGGCGCGGCCTATAAGTACGGCCTCGGCTGGGTGTTACTGGCGATGATCCAACTACCCGCCGTGTGGCTCTCTCTGGGCGTTCTGGGGAAGAAGTTCGCCATCCTGGCCCGTAAGTATCAGGCCGTCACGCTGAACGACATGCTGTACGCACGCTATGGTAGTCGCCTGCTGGTGTGGGTCGCCAGCCTCAGCCTGTTGATCGCCTTTATCGGCGCGATGACGGTACAGTTTATCGGCGGGGCCCGTCTGCTGGAGAGCGCCGCCGGCATCCCCTACGATGCCGGGTTGCTGATCTTCGGGGTCACCATCGCCCTATACACCGCCTTCGGGGGCTTCCGCGCCAGCGTGCTCAACGACGCCATGCAGGGCGTGGTGATGCTGCTCGGTACCCTGCTGCTGTTGGTGGGGATCATCCACGCCGCCGGTGGCATGCACGCCGCCGTCGAGACGCTACAACGCATCGATCCCAAGCTGGTCTCGCCCCAGGGAGCCGACGACATCCTGAGCCTGCCGTTTATGGCCTCCTTCTGGATCCTGGTCTGCTTCGGCGTCATCGGCTTGCCGCATACCGCCGTGCGCTGCATCTCCTACAAGGACAGCAAGGCGGTGCATCGCGCCATCATCATCGGGACCATCGTCGTCGCCCTGCTGATGCTCGGGATGCACCTGGCAGGCGCGCTCGGACGGGCGGTGCTGCCCGATCTGACGGTGCCGGACATGGTGATACCGACGCTGATGGTGCGGGTGCTGCCGCCCTTCGCCGCCGGCATCTTCCTGGCCGCGCCGATGGCGGCGATCATGTCGACGATCAACGCTCAATTGCTGCAATCCTCGGCGACTATCGTCAAAGATCTGTATCTTGGCCTACGACCCCAGGCGGTGAATAACGAACGCCGCCTGGCTCGCCTGTCGGCCGCCTCGACCCTGATCCTCGGCGCGCTACTGCTGCTGGCGGCCTGGCGGCCACCGGAGATGATCATCTGGCTAAACCTGTTGGCCTTCGGTGGTCTGGAGGCGGTGTTCCTCTGGCCGTTAGTACTGGGGCTATACTGGGAGCGGGCCAACGCGCACGGCGCCCTGAGCTCGATGATCGTCGGCGCCGCCAGCTATGCCTTACTGGCCAGCCTGAAGATCCAACTGTTCCACCTGCACCCGATCGTGCCCTCCCTCGTGCTGGGATTACTGGCCTTCTGGGTAGGAAACTATTTCGGCAGCCGAGCGCAGCCTGTGCTCGCTGCCAGCGAATCAACCGACTAG
- the msrP gene encoding protein-methionine-sulfoxide reductase catalytic subunit MsrP translates to MARYPKLRDSDVTPEALFFQRRRVLKALGISTAALALTPSAQANLLSWFKGNDRPPAPPGDPLTFTRPAAWQADLPLTPEDKVSGYNNFYEFGLDKADPAANAGSLRTAGWKVTIDGEVAKPMTLDMDDILRRFPLEERIYRMRCVEAWSMVIPWVGFELGHLLRQAEPTSRARYVAFTTLYDPEQMPGQKDRFIGGGLKYPYIEGLRMDEAMHPLTLLSVGVYGKGLAPQNGAPIRLTVPWKYGFKSIKSIVHIRLVENAPPTTWNQLAPSEYGFYANVNPQVDHPRWSQASERFIGSGGLLDVKRQPTLAFNGYGAQVAALYQGMDLRKFY, encoded by the coding sequence ATGGCCCGATACCCGAAACTGCGCGACAGCGATGTCACCCCGGAAGCGCTATTCTTTCAGCGTCGCCGCGTGCTCAAGGCGCTCGGTATTAGTACGGCGGCGCTAGCCCTCACCCCCTCAGCTCAGGCCAACTTATTGTCCTGGTTTAAAGGCAACGATCGTCCCCCGGCACCGCCGGGCGATCCACTGACGTTTACCCGCCCCGCCGCCTGGCAGGCCGACCTTCCTCTGACACCCGAGGATAAGGTCAGCGGTTATAACAACTTCTACGAGTTCGGTCTGGACAAGGCCGATCCGGCAGCGAATGCCGGATCGTTGCGTACCGCCGGCTGGAAAGTCACCATCGATGGCGAGGTGGCCAAACCGATGACCCTGGATATGGACGATATTCTGCGCCGCTTCCCGCTGGAGGAGCGTATCTATCGCATGCGCTGTGTGGAGGCTTGGTCGATGGTGATCCCCTGGGTCGGCTTCGAGCTGGGACACCTACTGCGCCAGGCCGAGCCCACCAGTCGGGCGCGCTATGTCGCCTTCACCACGTTGTACGATCCCGAGCAGATGCCGGGGCAGAAGGATCGCTTTATCGGTGGCGGCTTGAAGTATCCCTATATCGAAGGGTTACGGATGGATGAAGCCATGCATCCGTTGACGCTGCTCAGCGTCGGTGTCTACGGCAAGGGATTAGCACCGCAGAATGGGGCGCCGATCCGCCTGACGGTACCGTGGAAGTATGGCTTCAAGAGCATTAAGTCCATCGTCCATATTCGCCTGGTAGAGAATGCGCCACCGACCACCTGGAACCAGCTCGCCCCAAGCGAGTATGGCTTCTACGCCAACGTCAACCCACAGGTGGACCATCCACGCTGGTCTCAGGCCAGCGAACGTTTCATCGGCAGCGGTGGCCTACTGGACGTCAAACGCCAACCGACGCTAGCGTTTAATGGCTATGGCGCACAGGTGGCGGCGTTATATCAGGGGATGGATCTGAGGAAGTTCTATTGA
- the dusB gene encoding tRNA dihydrouridine synthase DusB gives MRIGNIQLKNRLIAAPMAGITDRPFRTLCYEMGAGMAVSEMLSSNPEVWRTDKSRLRMVHMDEPGIRAVQIAGNDPDEMAAAAKINADFGAQIIDINMGCPAKKVNRKLAGSALLQYPDQVEQILRAVVGAVAVPVTLKIRTGWDPAHRNCVEIAQLAERCGIQALTIHGRTRACLFNGEAEYDSIRTVKQHVSIPIIANGDITDPHKAKAVLDYTGADALMIGRAAQGRPWIFREIQHYLDTGELLPPMPLGEIKQLLAGHVKELHDFYGSGKGLRIARKHVSWYLQAHAPNDQFRRTFNAIEDASEQLEALEAYFEKLSVKKELTELCSNNA, from the coding sequence ATGCGCATCGGAAATATCCAACTTAAAAATCGTCTTATCGCTGCGCCCATGGCGGGCATCACCGATCGCCCCTTTCGCACCCTGTGCTATGAGATGGGCGCCGGTATGGCGGTTTCCGAGATGCTCTCTTCCAATCCGGAAGTGTGGCGTACGGATAAGTCACGTCTGCGCATGGTACATATGGATGAGCCAGGCATCCGAGCTGTGCAGATCGCCGGTAATGACCCCGACGAGATGGCCGCGGCAGCCAAGATCAATGCAGATTTCGGCGCGCAGATCATCGACATCAACATGGGTTGTCCGGCCAAGAAGGTAAACCGCAAACTGGCGGGTTCTGCCTTGTTGCAGTACCCCGACCAGGTGGAACAGATCCTCCGCGCCGTAGTCGGCGCGGTGGCGGTTCCGGTGACCCTGAAGATACGCACCGGCTGGGATCCGGCACACCGTAACTGTGTCGAGATTGCCCAATTGGCTGAACGCTGTGGCATTCAGGCCTTGACCATTCATGGCCGAACCCGTGCCTGCCTGTTTAACGGCGAGGCCGAGTACGACAGCATTCGGACAGTTAAGCAGCATGTTTCCATTCCGATTATCGCGAATGGAGACATAACTGACCCGCATAAAGCCAAGGCGGTGCTCGACTACACCGGAGCGGATGCTCTGATGATTGGTCGCGCCGCCCAGGGAAGACCCTGGATCTTCCGGGAAATCCAGCATTATCTGGACACAGGGGAGCTGCTGCCGCCCATGCCCTTGGGCGAGATAAAGCAGCTATTGGCCGGGCATGTCAAAGAGCTGCATGATTTTTACGGCTCGGGAAAAGGACTGCGCATCGCCCGTAAACACGTGTCCTGGTATCTCCAGGCACACGCCCCGAATGACCAGTTTCGGCGCACATTCAACGCCATTGAGGACGCCAGCGAGCAGCTGGAGGCGTTGGAGGCATACTTCGAAAAACTTAGCGTAAAAAAAGAGCTGACAGAACTATGTTCGAACAACGCGTAA
- the accC gene encoding acetyl-CoA carboxylase biotin carboxylase subunit has product MLDKIVIANRGEIALRILRACKELGIKTVAVHSTADRDLKHVLLADETICIGPAQSVKSYLNIPAIISAAEITGAVAIHPGYGFLSENADFAEQVERSGFIFIGPKAETIRLMGDKVSAISAMKKAGVPCVPGSDGPLDDDMEKNRAIAKRIGYPVIIKASGGGGGRGMRVVRGDKELAQSILMTKAEAKAAFNNDMVYMEKYLENPRHIEIQVLADGQGNAIYLAERDCSMQRRHQKVVEEAPAPGITPELRRYIGERCAKACVDIGYRGAGTFEFLFENGEFYFIEMNTRIQVEHPVTEMITGVDLIKEQLRIAAGQPLSIKQHEVQVRGHAVECRINAEDPKTFLPSPGKITRFHAPGGFGVRWESHIYAGYTVPPYYDSMIGKLICYGENRDVAIARMRNALAELIIDGIKTNIELQQSIMTDPNFQAGGTNIHYLEKKLGLQDK; this is encoded by the coding sequence ATGCTAGATAAAATTGTTATCGCTAACCGTGGTGAAATCGCCCTGCGGATCCTGCGCGCCTGTAAGGAGCTGGGGATCAAGACCGTAGCGGTGCACTCCACGGCGGATCGCGATCTGAAACACGTGCTGCTGGCGGACGAGACCATTTGTATCGGTCCGGCGCAGTCCGTTAAAAGTTACCTCAATATTCCAGCCATCATCTCCGCTGCGGAGATCACCGGTGCGGTGGCGATCCACCCGGGATATGGGTTCCTGTCTGAAAACGCCGACTTCGCCGAGCAGGTGGAGCGTTCCGGTTTTATCTTCATCGGCCCCAAGGCGGAAACCATTCGCCTGATGGGGGATAAAGTCTCTGCCATCAGCGCAATGAAGAAAGCCGGCGTGCCGTGTGTACCGGGCTCCGATGGCCCGCTGGATGATGACATGGAGAAGAACCGTGCCATCGCCAAGCGTATCGGCTATCCGGTGATCATCAAGGCCTCTGGCGGCGGCGGCGGTCGCGGCATGCGTGTCGTGCGTGGTGACAAGGAGCTGGCTCAGTCCATCCTGATGACCAAGGCGGAGGCGAAAGCGGCCTTCAATAACGACATGGTCTACATGGAGAAGTACCTGGAGAATCCGCGTCACATCGAGATCCAGGTGCTGGCCGACGGCCAGGGCAACGCCATCTATCTGGCCGAACGCGACTGCTCGATGCAACGCCGTCACCAGAAAGTGGTGGAAGAGGCACCGGCTCCGGGCATCACGCCGGAACTGCGTCGCTATATCGGCGAACGCTGCGCCAAGGCGTGTGTCGACATCGGCTACCGCGGGGCGGGGACCTTCGAGTTTCTGTTCGAAAACGGTGAGTTCTACTTTATCGAGATGAACACCCGTATTCAGGTTGAACACCCGGTCACCGAGATGATCACCGGCGTCGATCTGATCAAAGAGCAGCTGCGTATCGCGGCCGGTCAACCGCTGTCGATCAAACAGCACGAAGTACAGGTGCGCGGCCACGCGGTCGAATGCCGTATCAACGCCGAAGATCCTAAGACCTTCCTGCCCAGCCCGGGTAAGATCACCCGCTTCCATGCGCCGGGTGGCTTCGGTGTGCGTTGGGAGTCCCATATCTACGCCGGTTATACCGTACCGCCGTACTATGACTCCATGATCGGGAAACTGATCTGCTACGGCGAAAACCGCGACGTGGCCATCGCCCGCATGAGAAACGCGTTGGCGGAGCTGATCATCGATGGCATCAAGACCAACATCGAGCTGCAGCAGTCGATCATGACCGATCCGAACTTCCAGGCCGGTGGCACCAACATCCACTACCTGGAGAAGAAGCTGGGCCTGCAGGACAAATAA
- a CDS encoding DUF211 domain-containing protein, giving the protein MSDRMNIRRLTFDVDKAISQPTIIEIAQAIHACSGVSAFNITVSDIDIETVGMDVTIVGEYLDHDQLVEAMENTGAAVHSVDQIVCGSEIVERSPRAR; this is encoded by the coding sequence ATGAGTGACAGAATGAATATTCGGCGTCTGACTTTCGATGTCGATAAGGCGATCTCTCAACCGACGATCATTGAGATCGCGCAGGCGATCCACGCTTGCAGCGGGGTGAGTGCCTTTAATATCACGGTGAGTGATATCGACATCGAAACTGTCGGGATGGATGTGACCATTGTCGGTGAGTATCTCGACCATGATCAGCTGGTCGAGGCGATGGAGAATACCGGGGCGGCGGTGCACAGCGTCGATCAAATCGTCTGTGGCAGTGAGATCGTCGAACGTAGTCCGCGAGCGCGCTAA
- a CDS encoding YhdT family protein, with protein sequence MDARFAQAHREARWALWLTLAYLLAWVAAGYLPDSLLGITGLPHWFEMACLLLPLLFILLCWAMVRLIFKSIPLGSDNAD encoded by the coding sequence ATGGATGCACGTTTCGCGCAGGCGCACCGTGAGGCCCGCTGGGCCTTATGGCTGACGCTGGCCTATCTGCTGGCCTGGGTTGCCGCAGGCTATCTACCCGATAGCCTGTTGGGTATCACCGGCCTGCCGCACTGGTTCGAAATGGCCTGCCTACTGCTGCCGCTGTTATTTATTCTGCTGTGCTGGGCGATGGTTCGCCTGATTTTCAAGTCTATACCGCTGGGGAGCGATAATGCAGACTGA
- a CDS encoding oxidoreductase: MKALLLEQRDGQTHAHIHILSGDDLPAGEVLVDVDWSSLNYKDALAITGQGKIVRQFPMVPGIDFAGVVNQSSDARFTPGQAVLLTGWGVGEHHWGGLAQQARVPADWLLPLPQGLDGRQAMIIGTAGLTAMLCVLALEEGGVTPERGEVVVTGASGGVGSTAVALLSQLGYRVVAVSGREENRDYLLALGAEQVLPRAEFQTPARPLEKQRWAGAIDTVGGEVLAKVLAQMDSNATVAACGLAGGFTLPTTVMPFILRNVRLQGVDSVMASPERRTLAWQRLAALLPERFYQQCAQEITLEQAIPAAADLLANRITGRTLVRLR; the protein is encoded by the coding sequence ATGAAAGCACTGCTACTCGAACAGCGCGACGGTCAGACCCACGCTCACATTCACATCCTAAGCGGTGATGACCTGCCGGCGGGCGAGGTGCTGGTCGACGTCGACTGGTCGAGCCTGAACTATAAGGATGCGTTAGCCATTACTGGCCAGGGTAAGATCGTCCGCCAGTTTCCGATGGTACCCGGCATCGACTTCGCCGGCGTCGTCAATCAGAGCAGCGACGCGCGTTTCACCCCTGGCCAGGCGGTGTTGCTAACCGGTTGGGGGGTGGGTGAACACCATTGGGGCGGGCTGGCGCAGCAGGCCCGAGTCCCCGCCGATTGGCTGTTGCCGTTGCCTCAGGGGTTAGACGGACGCCAGGCGATGATCATCGGCACTGCGGGTCTCACCGCCATGTTGTGTGTGCTGGCCCTGGAGGAGGGCGGCGTCACTCCCGAACGCGGCGAGGTCGTGGTCACCGGGGCCAGCGGGGGGGTCGGCAGCACCGCCGTCGCCCTGCTCAGCCAACTGGGCTACCGGGTGGTCGCCGTCAGTGGACGCGAGGAGAACCGTGACTATCTGCTGGCGCTCGGCGCCGAACAGGTCTTGCCTCGCGCCGAGTTTCAAACGCCGGCCCGCCCACTGGAGAAGCAGCGCTGGGCGGGCGCCATCGATACGGTCGGCGGCGAGGTTCTGGCCAAGGTCCTGGCCCAGATGGACAGCAACGCGACCGTTGCCGCCTGCGGACTCGCGGGGGGATTTACGCTACCTACGACGGTGATGCCGTTCATTCTGCGTAACGTCCGCCTACAGGGGGTAGACTCGGTGATGGCCTCGCCAGAACGCCGCACCCTCGCCTGGCAGCGTCTGGCCGCGCTCTTGCCGGAGCGCTTCTACCAGCAGTGCGCCCAAGAGATCACGCTGGAGCAGGCGATCCCGGCGGCGGCCGATCTGCTGGCTAACCGCATCACCGGACGTACCCTGGTACGCTTACGCTAA
- the aroQ gene encoding type II 3-dehydroquinate dehydratase, translating to MANKFNILLLNGPNLNMLGVREPEKYGSQTLAQITARLDQRAQTLGVQLRHVQSNAEHELIAQIHAAFGNTDFILINPAAFTHTSVALRDALLAVQIPFIEIHLSNVHAREPFRHHSYLSDVAVGVICGLGAEGYEYALQAAVNRLNVSR from the coding sequence ATGGCCAACAAGTTCAACATTTTGCTTCTCAATGGTCCCAATCTGAATATGCTGGGCGTTCGTGAGCCGGAAAAATATGGTTCCCAGACGCTGGCGCAGATTACGGCACGGTTGGATCAGCGGGCACAGACACTCGGCGTGCAGTTACGCCATGTGCAGTCCAATGCGGAACATGAGCTGATCGCACAGATCCACGCCGCCTTCGGCAACACCGATTTTATATTGATTAACCCGGCAGCGTTTACCCATACCAGCGTAGCGCTGCGCGATGCCCTGCTGGCGGTGCAGATCCCGTTTATTGAGATCCACCTGTCCAACGTGCATGCCCGCGAGCCCTTCCGCCACCACTCCTATCTGTCGGATGTCGCCGTGGGGGTCATTTGCGGCCTGGGCGCCGAAGGGTATGAATATGCCCTACAGGCGGCGGTTAACCGCCTGAACGTATCACGCTAA
- the msrQ gene encoding protein-methionine-sulfoxide reductase heme-binding subunit MsrQ, whose protein sequence is MKRLSPAQITLLKIAIWLAAALPLIWLPLAASLGALSADPAKDIQHITGLMALKLLLATLLVSPLARFTRQAALMRTRRLLGLWCFAWASLHLLSYLMLELGGNLRLLGSELLRRPYLTLGLAAWLILLALALTSTRRAMSALGTRWQRLHNLIYLAAIAVPIHYLWSVKTLSPQPFFYALGALILLALRYQKIRQWWR, encoded by the coding sequence ATGAAACGACTGAGTCCTGCCCAGATTACCCTGCTGAAGATCGCCATCTGGCTGGCCGCCGCCTTGCCACTGATCTGGTTGCCATTAGCGGCGTCGCTGGGAGCGTTGAGTGCCGATCCGGCCAAAGATATCCAGCATATTACCGGGCTGATGGCGCTGAAGCTGCTGCTGGCGACCCTGCTGGTCTCTCCCCTGGCACGCTTCACCCGTCAGGCGGCGTTGATGCGCACCCGGCGCCTATTGGGACTCTGGTGTTTCGCCTGGGCCAGCCTGCATCTGCTGAGCTACCTGATGCTGGAGCTGGGTGGCAACCTGAGGTTATTGGGTAGCGAATTGCTACGGCGCCCCTACCTCACCCTCGGGCTGGCCGCGTGGCTCATCCTGCTGGCCTTGGCCCTCACCTCGACGCGACGCGCCATGTCCGCACTGGGTACGCGTTGGCAACGCCTGCACAATCTGATCTATCTGGCGGCGATCGCCGTGCCGATCCACTATCTATGGTCGGTGAAGACCCTCTCACCGCAGCCGTTTTTTTACGCACTCGGCGCGCTGATCTTGTTAGCATTGCGTTATCAAAAAATCCGCCAATGGTGGCGATAA
- the accB gene encoding acetyl-CoA carboxylase biotin carboxyl carrier protein has product MDIRKIKKLIELVEESGIAELEISEGEESVRISRAPAMASMPAMQPFYAAAPAVAPAPAAVAPAAAPAPADNGNAALSGHVVRSPMVGTFYRTPSPEAKAFVEVGQQVNAGDPLCIVEAMKMMNQIEADKSGVVKAILVENGQPVEFDEPLVIIE; this is encoded by the coding sequence ATGGATATTCGTAAAATCAAGAAACTGATCGAACTGGTTGAAGAGTCCGGCATCGCTGAGCTGGAAATCTCTGAAGGTGAAGAGTCAGTACGCATTAGTCGTGCCCCGGCGATGGCCAGCATGCCGGCCATGCAACCGTTCTACGCCGCCGCTCCCGCCGTAGCACCGGCCCCGGCGGCAGTGGCCCCGGCAGCCGCACCGGCTCCGGCCGATAACGGCAATGCGGCCCTGAGCGGCCATGTCGTCCGTTCTCCGATGGTCGGTACCTTCTACCGTACGCCGAGCCCGGAAGCCAAGGCGTTCGTCGAAGTCGGCCAGCAGGTCAATGCCGGCGATCCGCTGTGTATCGTTGAAGCGATGAAAATGATGAACCAGATCGAAGCCGATAAATCCGGTGTGGTGAAGGCGATCCTGGTCGAAAACGGTCAACCAGTTGAATTCGACGAGCCGCTGGTCATCATCGAATAA
- a CDS encoding DUF2002 family protein — translation MYLRPDEVAQVLLRAGFIRDAVCDQAYGFHKGEHYVYVNREVRLGRTALLIHPDLAQRSLRFAQPSDAQRSSPAYVRFPLLPDAASPTYVGIPHGFTSRDRLTHYLAQMFP, via the coding sequence ATGTATTTACGTCCCGACGAGGTCGCGCAAGTCCTGCTGCGCGCCGGATTTATTCGCGATGCCGTCTGCGATCAAGCCTATGGTTTTCACAAGGGGGAGCACTATGTCTATGTCAATCGGGAGGTCCGACTCGGGCGTACCGCGCTGCTGATCCACCCCGATCTGGCTCAGCGTAGCCTGCGCTTCGCCCAGCCCTCCGACGCGCAACGCAGCAGTCCGGCCTATGTGCGCTTTCCGCTACTGCCCGATGCCGCATCACCGACCTATGTCGGCATCCCGCACGGCTTCACCTCACGCGATCGCTTAACACACTATCTGGCGCAGATGTTTCCCTGA